One Rhizoctonia solani chromosome 1, complete sequence DNA window includes the following coding sequences:
- a CDS encoding alpha-1,3-glucosyltransferase — translation MSSGELDILVISTGLKLLLFPAYRSTDFEVHRNWLAITQSLPLSKWYYDTTSEWTLDYPPFFAYFEYVLSWPARLVDPTIVSLNALQYSAWSVIAYQRTTVIITELVLGAALLRLCRPLLSQNAPLSPILAASIFLHPGLLIVDHIHFQYNGFLFGVMLWSIAMMREGKMVLSGMLFAALLNFKHIYMYIAHRYYRLPLIYYNYCLASSLSSAGYVTHIGHQTSGHYGQPRTEDFYYVMARRGLVPSRFLSIDSAGLASSSRGLIGDTVFAVLPNVKPIHTFIVTIICQSVFLWRLWRTPTYRSFVCAVTLCGWASYAFGWHVHEKAILLVLLPMSLVAAESHAMFRTFVIASAAGCVSLFPLLFTPAETPIKLLYTSLWALGTFYPLQKRLYTFPTTLAAVLIDRLELLYLVGLPVLQIGVMLLGAWPTIKGARATSLPANATISEANFEPQIENGMEFLPLLLTSVYCAIGLGWAFLRMGFLYVRSSV, via the exons ATGTCTTCCGGAGAGCTAGACATCCTAGTTATATCAACAGGTTTAAAACTGCTTCTGTTCCCGGCATA CCGTTCTACCGATTTTGAGGTCCATAGAAATTGGCTCGCTATTACCCAATCGCTTCCTTTATCCAAATGGTATTATGAC ACTACTTCAGAATGGA CTCTCGACTATCCACCTTTCTTCGCATACTTTGAATACGTACTATCGTGGCCTGCTCGACTAGTGGATCCAACTATCGTTAGCTTGAATGCGCTGCAATACAGTGCTTGGAGTGTCATTGCATATCAACGCACAACAGTTATCATAACTGAACTTGTTCTTGGAGCAGCTCTTTTAAG GCTGTGTCGGCCATTACTGTCTCAAAACGCACCTCTGTCTCCCATTCTAGCGGCGTCTATATTTCTCCACCCGGGCCTTTTAATAGTTGATCACATCCACTTTCAGTACAATGGCTTCCTGTTCGGAGTCATGCTATGGAGTATTGCAATGATGCGAGAAGGAAAAATGGTTTTGAGCGGGATGCTTTTCGCTGCTTTACTCAATTTCAAGCATATTTATATGTACATTGCG CATCGTTACTACCGTTTGCCCCTCATCTACTACAATTATTGTCTCGCCTCTTCCCTTTCAAGCGCGGGCTATGTCACGCATATTGGGCACCAAACGTCTGGGCACTATGGGCAGCCGCGGACAGAGGACTTTTACTATGTGA TGGCTCGGCGGGGTTTGGTACCGTCTCGGTTCTTGAGCATAGATTCTGCCGGACTCGCCTCGTCTTCGCGAGGCTTGATCGGAGACACCGTTTTTGCCGTCCTTCCGAATGTCAAGCCGATACACACATTCATTGTAACAATTATTTGCCAGTCG GTGTTTCTGTGGAGACTGTGGCGAACACCGACGTATAGGTCATTCGTATGCGCCGTAACCCTCTGTGGGTGGGCAAGTTACGCATTTGGTTGGCATGTTCACGAAAAAGCAATTCTGCTCGTTCTACTTCCAATGAG CCTTGTTGCGGCCGAAAGTCACGCAATGTTCCGTACCTTCGTGATTGCGAGCGCAGCAGGCTGCGTATCTTTATTCCCTCTATTATTTACTCCGGCTGAGACGCCCATCAAACTTTTGTACACATCACTCTGGGCGCTTGGAACGTTCTACCCGCTCCAGAAGCGGTTGTACACTTTCCCAACAACCTTGGCTGCTGTTCTAATCGATCGCTTGGAGCTCCTTTACCTTGTAGGGCTTCCCGTGCTTCAGATAGGCGTTATGCTCCTAGGTGCTTGGCCGACAATCAAAGGTGCACGAGCCACCTCGCTCCCGGCCAATGCGACAATAAGCGAGGCCAACTTTGAACCCCAAATAGAGAACGGGATGGAGTTTTTGCCATTGCTATTGACAAGTGTCTATTGTGCAATCGGTTTAGGGTGGGCTTTCTTGAGAATGGGGTTTCTGTACGTTCGTTCTTCAGTGTAA
- a CDS encoding proteasome subunit alpha type protein encodes MTAIGTGYDLSASTYSPDGRLFQIEYASKAVENSGTAIGLKVKDGIVLAVEKLVHSKLLIPEANRRIATIDRHIGMATSGLLADGRALANRARDEAQNYRDTYMAPVPLKALADRIGLYVQAYTLYSSVRPFGISTIIGSIDKDGPSLYVIQPSGVFYGYNGAAVGKGRQLANTELEKLNLSQLTTREAVLEAARIIHLVHDDSKDKEFELELSWIGPETGGKHAPVPRELWAEADRKAREALDADMED; translated from the exons ATGACGGCCATTGGCACCGGTTACGATCTTTCGGCGAGCACATACTCTCCTGATGGACGCCTGTTTCAAATCGAGTATGCAAGCAAAGCTGTCGAGAACTCTGG TACTGCCATTGGACTCAAAGTCAAAGACGGAATTGTTCTTGCCGTAGAAAAACTGGTTCACTCTAAACTTCTTATCCCAGAGGCCAATCGCCGGATAGCTACGATTGACAGGCACATAGGCATG GCTACATCAGGCTTGTTGGCAGACGGCCGCGCACTAGCAAACCGTGCACGAGACGAAGCTCAAAACTACCGGGATACATACATGGCTCCAGTCCCGTTGAAA GCGCTCGCAGATCGCATAGGACTTTATGTTCAAGCATACACTCTCTACTCTTCCGTCCGACCTTTTGGTATCAGTACAATTATTGGATCAATTGATAAAGATGGTCCCTCGCTTTATGTGATTCAACCTAGTGGGGTGTTCTAT GGCTACAATGGCGCAGCAGTTGGGAAAGGCAGACAACTTGCAAACACCGAGCTTGAGAAGCTGAATTTATCCCAACTTACGACTAGGGAAGCTGTATTGGAAGCTGCACGCAT TATCCATCTAGTACACGATGATTCAAAGGACAAAGAGTTTGAGTTAGAGCTCTCCTGGATTGGACCCGAGACTGGTGGAAAGCATGCACCCGTCCCGCGAGAACTGTGGGCTGAAGCAGATCGCAAGGCTCGTGAAGCCCTTGACGCGGACATGGAAGATTAA
- a CDS encoding nuclear pore complex protein, with protein MDTETWLDALKKHNVFNAMPDSNTSTVALGSSTLQLEDLSVTLAPRSDDDSDIDEDSVAQRTNIICIRGPDLFIAVGRQIRMLPLKAAKEAENVEEVVYKTLSTPNVTFEIKHIVVNPTGKLLAVVGRRQVAVIVLPRPGVTKTMSTRIECSSIQIGEYYHVPGSSKITKVDWHPWGEGGASLLVLTSDGQLREYDVSKDPNEPQQTVELLARSQSKLRYDASAPAEAVSFCIGQGYADWSAFTIYVLTSEGELWATCPFLPANATPPASYIQGLEYFINAKSSRLPLEISGPQLKYVSSLKQQLKPISSPVDDQLLPTCLVHAPVSHSFPPARQGPFLLQPAPKELGDGLASDIVYLNIQVPNELIGNGLADPKNSPDGTSISVIAIVYSDGKVDVCLDLEKIEAKWAKSNLASKEDAELPMLAVFESINLGLFDAPKATTPSTSTSLALTHFALIGSLLLIRVVFTGSTCEEGLTEVRWLHRTQSTCHYLSLSTSPETNNGPSSYYLPSRSTAAPQFVPFVPPQPSTTEPPQTYTSLLAQPFEVPVFTDHQPLTKPLAATGAVTADTLRALGTHAQRLRLNIAEIRAAHEKLVIRTNLQTQEIRRQAERLAEVMRMASRIRTASARTTERVQAVAEKQAEMIKRADLMLRKVVEADGGEGSAEAQQAWAKELARMKTEVRGINGEGGLKARSEQAMHQLELLKPTLREFARANEAKQDNPLGLVGLGNSQWTQSGQSLVQSKRAWRTLDAG; from the exons ATGGATACTGAAACTTGGTTGGACGCGCTGAAAAAGCACAATGTTTTCAACGCCATGCCCGACAGTAATACCTCGACAGTGGCTTTGGGCTCGTCCACCTTGCAGCTTGAAGACCTTAGTGTTACACTTGCTCCCCGCTCTGATGACGACTCGGACATTGACGAAGATTCGGTAGCACAACGCACCAACATCATATGCATACGGGGCCCTGATCTATTCATTGCTGTCGGGCGGCAAATCAGAATGCTACCGCTAAAGGCCGCCAAAGAGGCTGAAAATGTAGAGGAAGTGGTGTATAAA ACGCTCTCTACCCCCAATGTGACATTCGAAATCAAACATATAGTAGTCAACCCCACCGGGAAGCTCCTCGCAGTTGTTGGCAGGCGCCAAGTAGCGGTGATTGTTCTCCCACGGCCTGGCGTAACTAAAACGATGTCTACCCGTATTGAATGCAG CTCAATCCAGATAGGAGAATACTATCATGTCCCAGGATCTTCAAAGATTACCAAAGTTGACTGGCACCCTTGGGGAGAAGGTGGTGCATCACTCCTTGTTCTGACAAGCGATGGCCAACTACG AGAATACGACGTGTCCAAAGACCCCAATGAACCTCAACAAACAGTCGAGCTGCTTGCTCGTTCTCAAAGCAAGTTAAGATACGATGCGTCCGCTCCAGCAGAAGCAGTTTCGTTTTGTATCGGGCAAGGATACGCGGACTGGAGCGCATTTACAATATATGTGTTGACTAGCGAAGGGGAATTATGGGCAACTTGCCCCTTCTTACCCGCAAATGC TACCCCTCCAGCTTCATACATTCAAGGTCTCGAGTACTTTATCAATGCCAAAAGCTCTCGCCTTCCTTTAGAGATCTCAGGCCCCCAGCTCAAATACGTATCATCTCTGAAACAGCAGTTGAAACCTATATCATCGCCGGTAGACGACCAACTTTTACCAACTTGCCTCGTCCACGCTCCGGTCAGCCACTCTTTTCCTCCGGCTCGACAGGGACCATTCCTCTTACAACCAGCTCCCAAAGAGCTCGGTGATGGATTAGCGAGCGATATTGTCTATCTGAACATCCAAGTTCCAAACGAGTTAATAGGCAACGGGTTAGCCGACCCGAAAAACAGCCCTGATGGAACATCCATATCAGTAATCGCGATTGTTTATAGCGACGGGAAAGTGGATGTATGTTTAGATCTCGAAAAGATTGAAGCAAAGTGGGCCAAGTCTAATTTAGCT TCAAAAGAAGATGCCGAATTACCTATGCTAGCTGTATTCGAGTCCATTAATCTCGGGCTCTTTGATGCTCCAAAGGCTACTACGCCTTCCACCTCTACCTCTCTGGCTCTA ACCCACTTCGCGCTGATCGGGTCTTTATTACTCATTCGCGTGGTGTTCACCGGCTCGACATGCGAGG AAGGATTGACCGAAGTACGCTGGTTGCACAGAACTCAGAG CACCTGCCATTATCTCAGTCTCTCGACCAGTCCGGAAACAAATAACGGCCCCAGCTCCTATTACCTCCCCTCCCGTTCAACTGCCGCGCCTCAATTCGTTCCATTTGTCCCTCCTCAGCCCAGTACAACGGAACCTCCCCAAACCTACACATCTTTACTGGCCCAGCCCTTTGAAGTTCCTGTATTCACCGACCATCAGCCACTCACCAAACCTTTGGCTGCCACTGGCGCGGTCACAGCTGACACTCTACGAGCTTTGGGCACACACGCCCAGAGATTGCGACTCAATATAGCCGAAATACGAGCTGCGCACGAGAAGCTCGTGATCAGAACAAACCTTCAGACGCAAGAAATCCGCAGGCAAGCTGAGCGTCTGGCCGAAGTGATGCGAATGGCCTCTCGAATCCGAACAGCCTCGGCAAGAACGACCGAAAGAGTACAAGCTGTAGCAGAGAAGCAAGCAGAGATGATCAAGCGGGCCGACCTTATGTTAAGAAAGGTTGTAGAGGCCGATGGCGGAGAAGGTAGTGCTGAGGCTCAGCAAGCGTGGGCAAAGGAATTGGCGAGAATGAAGACGGAAGTCAGGGGCATTAACGGAGAAGGGGGCTTGAAAGCCCGGAGCGAACAG GCTATGCATCAACTAGAATTACTCAAGCCAACGCTACGCGAATTTGCCCGTGCCAACGAGGCAAAACAGGATAACCCTCTTGGATTGGTTGGGTTGGGGAATTCCCAGTGGACGCAATCGGGTCAGTCATTGGTGCAGA GCAAAAGAGCTTGGAGGACGCTCGACGCAGGATAA
- a CDS encoding HSF-type DNA-binding domain protein, producing MGDRNSYSSSYARTLPPLTNNSNGSFSPSPFPPLLAQRPAPYNAHIHPVPSPSQLEPIHPPPQPNWRRDDRREFDNGYYPPNYANSRRDSYSDPRSSRVVPSVPDVPKDVDDNMPPTSDFVKKLYKMLEDPQFAHVVTWGPQGDCFVVKDVTEFTKSILPRMFKHSNFASFVRQLNKYDFHKLKNAEAEAGGMGYGDQSWTFKHPDFRADDREALENIKRKVPAARKSKNNAPPPPPSQPATPAAPQAKTEIATPPAGDSPAGTGDGPRENETIRMLIAQIETLRQSQETTRRAHEEQIEGLRRTAEDMSAHIRNLETNYQNVLGEIVHFQRNMANQDNLMQNLIGYFIGMESKKGTSTAPGEGPTDGDPHNQFMSGNDASKIFDLGAQDVARASFEQMNEISRRAEGSRISFGDNPISMPGMQNQMPTQPGLGAMATAMANQSMGNQTQIPNQAMPNQQPPSMPNQAIQNQTQMGPQAPSPGAAVIGGKSVQQMSREELLGRVEDLQRERPDQQPFTHSGFLPMLNSQIDQRYVQQRKEEESHKGLQVITLGQLVPRDGEYQQQQQQQQQQQGPSMSQQAQQQQQQAQQQQQQQQQHSSRLRFDGVGAVDKMNLEKYDLVLMDIVMPKMDGISATSLIRRFDHMTPIISMTSNSKPNEIMTYYSSGMNDILPKPFSKEGLFEMLEKHLMHLKQIHQLGQFPRSVSIPPMNDAHMLDYMQHHESGASSSKLAYNNGNGNKSNGMFNNGFSYEDDGDPSKVSPFAALGLSEDSYQMIIGDMMGSQETANGGFFGSMPMDGRKRGIDEDGDDGSAKRPRFEEIVD from the exons ATGGGTGATCGCAACAGCTATTCGAGTTCGTATGCACGAACGTTACCGCCTCTGACGAACAACAGCAACGGATCGTTTTCCCCAAGTCCGTTCCCGCCACTGCTTGCCCAGCGCCCGGCGCCCTACAATGCCCACATCCACCCTGTCCCGTCCCCGTCCCAGCTCGAGCCCATCCATCCCCCGCCACAGCCCAATTGGCGCCGAGACGACAGACGCGAGTTTGACAATGGCTACTATCCACCCAACTATGCCAACTCCCGCCGCGACTCGTACTCCGATCCCCGTTCCTCCCGTGTAGTTCCCTCTGTTCCAGATGTCCCCAAGGATGTCGACGACAACATGCCACCCACGAGCGACTTTGTCAAGAAGCTCTACAA GATGCTCGAGGATCCGCAGTTTGCACACGTCGTGACCTGGGGTCCACAGGGCGACTGCTTTGTGGTCAAGGATGTCACCGAGttcaccaagtcgattttgcCACGAATGTTCAAGCACTCCAATTTTGCTTCGTTTGTCCGCCAACTCAACAAGTACGACTTTCACAAGTTGAAAAATGCCGAGGCCGAGGCGGGTGGCATGGGCTATGGAGACCAG AGCTGGACATTCAAGCACCCCGATTTCCGGGCCGATGACCGAGAGGCGCTCGAAAATATCAAACGCAAGGTCCCTGCCGCACGCAAGAGCAAAAACAATGCCCCTCCGCCCCCGCCCAGCCAGCCAGCCACTCCCGCAGCCCCACAGGCAAAGACAGAGATCGCAACTCCCCCTGCAGGTGACTCTCCCGCTGGAACGGGCGATGGCCCGCGTGAGAACGAAACAATCCGCATGCTCATAGCCCAGATCGAAACTCTGCGCCAGAGCCAGGAAACTACCCGGAGAGCCCACGAAGAGCAAATCGAGGGTCTCAGGCGCACGGCTGAAGATATGAGTGCGCACATCCGGAACCTTGAGACCAACTACCAGAATGTGCTCGGCGAGATTGTCCATTTCCAGCGAAACATGGCCAACCAGGACAATCTCATGCAAAATCTTATTGGTTACTTTATCGGGATGGAAAGCA AGAAAGGCACCTCGACGGCCCCCGGAGAAGGCCCCACGGACGGCGATCCCCACAACCAGTTCATGAGCGGGAACGATGCGAGCAAAATATTCGATCTGGGCGCGCAAGACGTTGCTCGCGCATCATTCGAGCAAATGAATGAGATCTCCCGTCGCGCCGAAGGCTCGAGGATATCCTTTGGGGACAACCCCATTTCCATGCCCGGAATGCAGAACCAGATGCCGACTCAGCCCGGACTGGGCGCCATGGCCACTGCCATGGCCAATCAGTCCATGGGGAACCAAACCCAAATCCCCAACCAGGCTATGCCCAACCAGCAGCCTCCGAGCATGCCCAACCAGGCCATCCAGAATCAAACTCAGATGGGTCCTCAGGCGCCCAGTCCCGGTGCGGCCGTTATTGGAGGCAAGTCGGTCCAGCAAATGTCCCGCGAAGAGTTGCTCGGCCGGGTCGAAGATCTTCAGCGCGAGCGGCCCGATCAGCAGCCGTTTACCCATTCTGGCTTTTTGCCGATGCTCAACAGTCAGATTGATCAGAGATATGTTCAGCAGCGCAAGGAAGAAGAGTCGCACAAGGGGTTGCAGGTTATCACACTTGGCCAGCTTGTCCCGCGTGATGGAGAGTatcagcaacagcagcagcagcagcaacaacagcaaggGCCATCGATGTCTCAGCAGgcccagcagcagcagcagcaggcccagcaacagcaacagcaacagcaacaacacaGCAGCAGGCTCAGAT TCGACGGCGTAGGCGCAGTCGACAAGATGAATTTGGAAAAGTACGATCTCGTGCTGATG GACATTGTGATGCCCAAGATGGATGGTATTAGCGCCACATCGCTCATTCGTCGATTCGACCATATGACCCCTATTATTTCCATGACGAGCAACTCGAAACCCAACGAAATCATGACTTATTATTCATCTGGTATGAACGATATTCTTCCAAAACCCTTTTCCAAGGAAGGGCTATTTGAGATGCTCGAG AAACATTTGATGCATTTGAAGCAAATTCACCAGCTCGGGCAGTTCCCGCGCAGTGTCTCGATCCCGCCCATGAATGACGCACACATGCTCGATTATATGCAACATCACGAATCTGGCGCCTCGTCTTCcaagttggcgtacaacaatgGAAACGGAAACAAGTCCAACGGGATGTTCAACAACGGGTTCTCGTACGAGGACGACGGCGACCCAAGCAAAGTCAGCCCATTTGCGGCGCTAGGTCTCAGCGAGGACTCGTACCAGATGATAATCGGGGACATGATGGGCAGCCAGGAGACTGCCAACGGTGGATTCTTTGGGAGCATGCCCATGGACGGACGCAAACGAGGGATCGACGAAGATGGGGATGACGGAAGCGCCAAACGACCCCGATTCGAGGAGATTGTCGATTAG
- a CDS encoding ribonucleoside-diphosphate reductase subunit M2 has translation MVTETTRTAQPDTPTKQIAGKLESTTLKSPVKQQLVFDSLDDLDLSPNADNGAEEPLEDYRLRFVGDVDLDEKDEPLLKESRRRFVLFPIQYHEIWQMYKKAEASFWTAEEMDLSKDLHDWDNKLNDNERHFISHVLAFFAASDGIVNENLIERFSNEVQAAEARCFYGFQIMMENIHSETYSLLIDTYIKEPAQREFLFDAIETIPCIKKKADWALKWISDRRSTFAERLVAFAAVEGIFFSGSFASIFWLKKRGLMPGLTFSNELISRDEGMHTDFACLLFSHLRKRPHPETVRRIIVEAVAIEQEFLTDALPVGLIGMNARLMCQYIEFVADRLLVALGNTKEYNSTNPFDFMDMISLQGKTNFFEKRVSDYAKAGVKTTSTDPATEPTQTAASSKLFSLDEDF, from the exons ATGGTCACTGAAACTACTCGCACCGCCCAGCCCGATACTCCTACCAAGCAGATTGCTGGCAAGCTGGAGAGCACGACACTCAAGTCACCCGTAAAGCAACAGCTTGTGTTTGATAGTCTCGATGATCTGGACCTCAGCCCCAATGCGGACAATGGAGCCGAAGAGCCGTTGGAAGATTATCGTCTCCGCTTTGTTGGAGATGTCGACCTCGACGAAAAGGACGAACCCTTGCTCAAGGAATCCCGCCGCCGCTTTGTCCTGTTTCCGATCCAGTACCATGAG ATCTGGCAAATGTACAAAAAAGCCGAAGCCTCGTTCTGGACTGCTGAGGAGATGGATCTCTCTAAGGATTTG CATGACTGGGACAACAAGCTCAACGACAATGAGCGCCACTTCATCTCGCATGTCCTGGCTTTCTTCGCTGCCTCTGACGGAATTGTCAATGAAAATTTGATCGAGCGATTCAGTAATGAAGTCCAAGCAGCAGAGGCGCGATGCTTCTATGGCTTCCAGATTATGAT GGAGAATATCCACTCCGAGACCTACTCATTACTCATTGACACATACATCAAAGAGCCAGCACAACGTGAATTTTTGTTCGATGCGATCGAGACTATCCCATGCATTAAGAAAAAGGCCGATTGGGCATTGAAGTGGATTTCCGACCGTCGCTCGACGTTTGCGGAGCGTCTTGTTGCATTTGCCGCGGTCGAGGGTATCTTCTTTTCCGGTTCCTTTGCTTCTATCTTCTGGCTCAAGAAGCGCGGATTGATGCCTGGTCTCACGTTCTCCAACGAGTTGATCTCTCGTGATGAGGGCATGCACACCGATTTCGCTTGCTTACTATTCTCTCATTTGCGCAAGCGCCCTCACCCGGAGACAGTGCGACGCATTATCGTAGAGGCTGTTGCAATCGAACAGGAGTTCTTGACTG ATGCTCTCCCCGTTGGCCTGATTGGAATGAACGCAAGGCTCATGTGTCAGTACATTGAATTTGTTGCCGACCGTCTTCTTGTCGCACTAGGCAACACCAAGGAGTATAATTCAACCAATCCT TTCGACTTTATGGATATGATCTCGCTTCAGGGCAAGACCAACTTCTTTGAGAAGCGTGTCTCGGATTATGCCAAGGCAGGAGTAAAGACCACCTCAACCGACCCCGCCACTGAGCCTACGCAAACCGCTGCCTCTTCCAAGCTTTT CTCGCTTGACGAAGATTTCTAG